The genomic segment GAAGTGCCCCGCCGCGTCCCCGAAGACCATCAGGCCCGCGTTGCCGCTCCCCGCCCGCACGCTGAGGTGCCCCAGGGTGTGCCCCGGCGTGGCGACGGCCGTAACGCCAGGGACGATTTCCGCGCCGGGCTGGATCAGCGTGAAGCGGTCGCGCAGGCCGATCAGCCCCGCCTGCACCGCCGCGTTGGGGCTCTGCTGGGTGGTCCAGAACTGGAACTCGGCCGAGCCCATCACGTGCCGGGCGCTGGGGAAGGTCGGCTGCCCATTTGTGGTCAGGCCACCGATATGGTCCCCGTGCCCGTGGGTGATGAACACGGTGTCGATGCTCGCCGGGTCGATTCCGGCCCGCCCCAGGTTGGCGACCAGTTGCCCGCCCGTCCCCCCGCGCCCGGTGTCGATCAGCACCCGCCGCCCGCCGACCTCCAGCACGACCGGATTGAAGTGGTTGACCGTGTTCGTGGCGGGAACGGAGTACTCGGCCAGGGTCGCAGCGAACTCGGCCTGACGGTCCGGGTTGGCCCCCCAGGTCGGCAGCACGGCGGCGAGGGGTGCGGTGCCGTCACTGACGACGGTGGCGGTCATGTCCCCGATGCGCTGGCGGTAGAAGCCGTTGCCATTGAGGGGTCCGGCGGGAGCCTGGGCAGGTGTCGCGGGGGCGGTCTGGGCGCGGACCAGCGGGGCGGCGGCAGTGACCAGCCCCGCCGCGCCCAGCAGGCGCAGGGTGTCGCGGCGGTTCAGGGGCCGGGCGGGGGCGTCGGACGGACGGCTCGAATCGCTCATAGGGCAACCTCCGGAGTGGGGTATGACCCTTTGACGTTAAACGGTCTCGCCCACCGAATGTGTAGGTTCTGCTGCGGAAGGCTGGGGAGTTCGCCCCAGCCCATACAGCCCCAGCCCCGCCCGCATCGCCGGGCCGCTCGCCAGCGCGAAGGCCAGGGTGCCCCAGCCCACCAGCCCACCCAGCAGCCACCCCAGCGCCAGCACGACCAGCTCAATCCCCCCGCGCACCCGCGCCACGTCCCAGCCCGTGCGGCGGCTGAGGCCCAGCACCAGCCCGTCACGCGGCCCGGCCCCCAACCCCGCCGCGACGTAGGTGCCCGTCGCCAGTCCCAACAGGCCGACGCCGAGGCCGAACTGCACCCAGCGGGCCAGGAAGCCGGAGGGGTCGGGCACCAGCGGCGCCAACAGGTCCAAGAAGAGGCCGATCACCAGCACGTTCAGCACGGTCCCCGGCCCGATCCGCTCGCGCAGGAAGAGCGCCGTGAACGCCACGATCCCCACGCCGGTCAGGATGCTGACCGTGCCCAGCGTCAGCGGGAGGTGCCGCGTCACCCCGAGGTGAAGGGCTTCCCACGGGGCCACGCCCACCCGCGCGTCCACCATCAGCCGCAGGGCGAGGCCGTACAGGGCCAGGCCAAAGACCAGCAGGCCGTAGCGCCCCGGCGTGGGCAGGCGCGTGGCGGCGGCGAGGGGCGCGGGGCGGGGCATGGGGGCGAAGGTAGCACCCGGCTCCCACCCGGCCCAAGGCGAGTCGGGCGCAGAGCCTCGCTTAACCCTCCCCTGCGTCCCCCGCCCCAGGGGACACAATCGGAGAGACGGAGGTTTCGCCTATGGACTCGCAGATCAACGACCGCTTCGAGGACACCCTCAGCCAGCACGACCGGCTGGAAGCCCTGGCCGACACGTTGCAGCCCAAGGTGCGCGAGCTGCTGGACGCCCTGCCCGACTCGGTGGAGGCCGTGCTGCACGGGGAGCCGCTGGGCCACCCCCTCCACCCCATCCTGATTCACCTGCCGCTGGGAGGGTGGATCGTGGCGGGACTGCTGGACTTCCTGCCGGGAGGCTCGCCGGAGAACGAGGCCGCCGCCGACCGGGCGCTGCTGCTGGGCACGGTGGGTTCGGTGGCCGCCATCGCCGCCGGGTGGACCGACTGGGCGAACACGCGCGGCGAGGCGCGGCGCACCGGCCTGATTCACGGCACGGTGAACGAGGTGGCCTTCCTCCTCAACGTGGCCTCGCTGCTGGCCCGCAAGCGCCACAAGCGGCGGCTGGGCAAGGTGCTGTCGGGCACGGCGCTGGGGCTGGCGGGGCTGGGGGGCTTCCTGGGTGGACAGCTCGTCTACCGCCACGGCCTCGGCGTGGGCAAGAC from the Deinococcus sp. NW-56 genome contains:
- a CDS encoding YitT family protein, translating into MPRPAPLAAATRLPTPGRYGLLVFGLALYGLALRLMVDARVGVAPWEALHLGVTRHLPLTLGTVSILTGVGIVAFTALFLRERIGPGTVLNVLVIGLFLDLLAPLVPDPSGFLARWVQFGLGVGLLGLATGTYVAAGLGAGPRDGLVLGLSRRTGWDVARVRGGIELVVLALGWLLGGLVGWGTLAFALASGPAMRAGLGLYGLGRTPQPSAAEPTHSVGETV
- a CDS encoding MBL fold metallo-hydrolase, translating into MSDSSRPSDAPARPLNRRDTLRLLGAAGLVTAAAPLVRAQTAPATPAQAPAGPLNGNGFYRQRIGDMTATVVSDGTAPLAAVLPTWGANPDRQAEFAATLAEYSVPATNTVNHFNPVVLEVGGRRVLIDTGRGGTGGQLVANLGRAGIDPASIDTVFITHGHGDHIGGLTTNGQPTFPSARHVMGSAEFQFWTTQQSPNAAVQAGLIGLRDRFTLIQPGAEIVPGVTAVATPGHTLGHLSVRAGSGNAGLMVFGDAAGHFLLSLRHRGAYIGFDTDGPLAARTRQRIFNEAVEEGLWVTGYHFPFHAIGHLRRQGLRLLGSYEFEPAVWQWS
- a CDS encoding DUF2231 domain-containing protein, producing MDSQINDRFEDTLSQHDRLEALADTLQPKVRELLDALPDSVEAVLHGEPLGHPLHPILIHLPLGGWIVAGLLDFLPGGSPENEAAADRALLLGTVGSVAAIAAGWTDWANTRGEARRTGLIHGTVNEVAFLLNVASLLARKRHKRRLGKVLSGTALGLAGLGGFLGGQLVYRHGLGVGKTLAHPQG